The genomic interval AATGTTCTTATTATAAATCCAAGAAGTCATTAAAGAATCTCTTTCCAGTAGTTCGTTTAGAGCATTATTTTTAGCCATTTCTATATTAGGAGAAGCAGCAAAACCATTTGAGGAAGACTTATGGAAAGTTCTTTTATTCTCTTTTATTAGACAAAAAGCATTATTATCTATTTCTTCAATTCCTGTATAGTATTGAGGAAGAAAAATAGCATATCTTTCTATAGATTCCATTACAGATTTAATTTTAGCTATACTTCTTTTAGGAGCTATCCCTATTCCTAAATCAGTTTCATGATAATATTCATTTAAAACAGAAAGAGGATTGTAAAAGTATGTAAAATATACATAATTATTCTTAAAATATGAGTGTTTCAAATAATGGAGGATTTCACTATTCATTATTTCAATAGCCTTTATAATCGCATAATCTCCTACGTGCTTATCGAAATTCACATTCTTATAAGTATCGCAAGGACACATAAAATGATGATATGTGTTTAGATGAGAAATTTTTTTCGTTTTTTTGGTATTCAAGTCTACTATTAGTATAGTTTTGTTATCATCAATTTTTTTTATATTTTCCTTAATTAATTTTTGCTTTGACTTGGAAAATAGATTTTTAAAAAGAAACAGTTTTGTATCATTAGAAGGATTTAGTGTCTTTTTTATTAAGTTGTATGTTTTATAATCTAAATTGTACAAAAAAATACAATTAGGACAAAAGTTACAATTACTTTTCTTAGAAA from Staphylococcus sp. MI 10-1553 carries:
- a CDS encoding YcaO-like family protein, whose protein sequence is MIQIKRINSNVKLEISRSNFGDFIIYKFYNLVLISKKSNCNFCPNCIFLYNLDYKTYNLIKKTLNPSNDTKLFLFKNLFSKSKQKLIKENIKKIDDNKTILIVDLNTKKTKKISHLNTYHHFMCPCDTYKNVNFDKHVGDYAIIKAIEIMNSEILHYLKHSYFKNNYVYFTYFYNPLSVLNEYYHETDLGIGIAPKRSIAKIKSVMESIERYAIFLPQYYTGIEEIDNNAFCLIKENKRTFHKSSSNGFAASPNIEMAKNNALNELLERDSLMTSWIYNKNIRKIDNNTLPTFFQNYIVELELKEYSTYIYQLDKHKNIYCFLIITINMQNEPFIKSGIGSHDSSKSEALNKAFGELLIGIFFDYKFPSKTSTQGSDFHLNYYRSHRDSEQKLKNMESLLTIENSVDWSDIVIDANTTDLKKTEFFNYAINDREFNNVSIVKASQSNFYPIFFKGFEREWCEMYFDDKEIRILNNKPHPFP